A single genomic interval of Halomonas sp. GT harbors:
- a CDS encoding DUF4019 domain-containing protein produces MPKSVAFFLVAILLSLVPYAQASAQTAEAAALAWLESIDSGEVEQAWETSSSLLKTPLSPNMLRRIIELARHEFGAVESRRKVQVSHYQSMPGAPDGDYMVFIFHTRFENKARGIETVTPHLENGEWRVSGYYVQ; encoded by the coding sequence ATGCCAAAATCAGTCGCTTTTTTTCTCGTTGCCATACTGCTTAGTCTAGTTCCCTATGCTCAGGCCTCTGCTCAGACGGCAGAAGCAGCGGCGCTCGCATGGTTGGAGTCAATTGACAGTGGTGAGGTTGAGCAAGCCTGGGAGACCTCATCGTCGCTACTAAAAACGCCGCTATCGCCCAACATGCTTAGACGTATCATTGAATTAGCGCGTCATGAGTTTGGCGCGGTTGAATCACGTCGGAAAGTGCAAGTCTCTCACTACCAATCTATGCCGGGTGCACCAGATGGTGACTACATGGTTTTTATCTTTCATACCCGGTTTGAAAATAAAGCGAGAGGAATAGAGACCGTAACACCTCATCTGGAAAATGGAGAGTGGCGAGTCAGTGGTTATTATGTGCAATAG
- a CDS encoding antibiotic biosynthesis monooxygenase family protein, translating into MPSIANTPEPPYYAVIFTSLRTNIDNGYDEMAARMVELAAQQRGFLGVESARNEVGVTVSYWTDLASIKAWKAHAEHQEAQRLGHQQWYQHFKTRIAKVERDCGV; encoded by the coding sequence ATGCCTAGTATTGCTAATACGCCCGAGCCTCCTTACTACGCGGTTATTTTTACTTCCCTGCGCACTAATATTGATAATGGCTACGATGAAATGGCTGCTCGCATGGTCGAGCTTGCGGCTCAGCAGCGGGGATTTTTAGGGGTTGAATCCGCTCGTAACGAAGTGGGCGTTACTGTTTCATACTGGACTGATTTGGCCTCGATAAAAGCGTGGAAAGCGCACGCAGAGCATCAGGAAGCTCAGCGACTAGGTCATCAGCAGTGGTACCAACATTTTAAGACACGGATTGCTAAAGTCGAACGAGATTGTGGTGTTTAA
- a CDS encoding LysE family translocator, which translates to MEIGLFISALAIVYLIPGPDMLLVLHTSSTLGRGHGLATALGLAIARGLHVALAGLGLATLFVAAPWLFDAVRYLGAAYLIWVGVQLIRTKRRTDTNHPQASLTGSYYLAWRRGLLTNLLNPKSLLFCSVLLPQFVLTQQGDVALQFTLLGAVLVGVGLLYDALYACLGAQMQRWFASHQKRQTLQRWVFGTLIIGFALRLAS; encoded by the coding sequence ATGGAAATCGGTCTTTTTATTAGCGCATTAGCCATTGTTTACCTGATTCCAGGTCCTGATATGCTGTTGGTGCTGCATACCAGTAGTACGCTGGGCCGCGGACATGGGCTAGCCACAGCGTTAGGGTTAGCTATCGCGCGAGGGCTGCATGTGGCGTTAGCTGGTTTGGGCCTAGCCACCCTATTTGTCGCCGCCCCGTGGCTTTTTGATGCTGTTCGTTATCTCGGCGCTGCCTACTTGATTTGGGTGGGCGTACAGCTAATTCGTACCAAACGGCGCACCGATACTAACCACCCGCAAGCATCACTCACCGGCAGCTACTACCTAGCTTGGAGACGGGGTCTTTTAACGAACTTGCTGAACCCAAAATCGCTGCTGTTTTGTTCGGTGTTATTACCCCAGTTCGTTCTCACCCAACAAGGTGATGTTGCGCTCCAATTTACTTTACTGGGGGCTGTGCTAGTGGGCGTAGGGCTTTTGTACGATGCGCTATATGCCTGCTTAGGAGCGCAGATGCAGCGCTGGTTTGCTAGCCATCAAAAAAGGCAAACATTACAACGCTGGGTATTTGGAACACTGATTATTGGCTTTGCCTTGAGGTTAGCATCTTAA
- a CDS encoding Lrp/AsnC family transcriptional regulator yields MPIDQLDTTDRRILVLLQGDARLTNVELAEKVNLSPSPCLRRVRRLEASGIIRGYHAELDRRSVGLELTVFVGIKVERHHEEQANAFREAVVKLPEVVTAHLVSGESDFLLQVVVPSLAAYEAFLTGTLLRLPGVSDIRSNFAIQPVKEYGTLPLDNSNKA; encoded by the coding sequence ATGCCAATTGATCAGTTAGATACAACCGACCGACGCATTCTTGTGTTGCTACAGGGGGATGCTCGCTTAACCAATGTGGAGCTTGCGGAGAAAGTAAATTTGTCGCCGTCTCCCTGTTTACGCCGAGTGAGACGCTTGGAAGCCAGTGGCATTATTCGTGGCTACCACGCGGAGCTTGATCGTCGAAGCGTCGGGCTGGAGTTAACGGTGTTTGTGGGCATTAAGGTAGAACGCCACCATGAAGAGCAAGCTAATGCCTTCCGAGAAGCAGTGGTTAAACTGCCGGAAGTGGTCACTGCGCATTTGGTGTCTGGTGAATCGGATTTTCTGCTACAGGTGGTAGTGCCTAGCTTGGCTGCGTACGAGGCGTTTTTAACGGGGACGTTGCTGCGCTTACCAGGAGTGAGCGATATTCGCAGCAACTTTGCTATTCAGCCGGTGAAAGAGTACGGCACATTACCACTTGATAATAGCAATAAGGCCTAG
- a CDS encoding YqaA family protein, whose amino-acid sequence MLSTTRTKQWFERINGSKNMLWLLGTLSFLETIILPIPIELVLIPLMAINKQRIWAIATATTLGCLIASIVGYAVGMVLYQSIGMWFIEFMGIEQSYQSFQTFFEQYGFAAILAIGILPIPFQVAMITAGLSGYPIMLFVLAALLARGLRYFGLAWLVHRFGNRVELMWKRHALKTSIALGMVVLVVVVGLQSLAGLVMSR is encoded by the coding sequence ATGCTTTCAACAACACGGACTAAACAGTGGTTTGAGCGTATTAATGGCTCGAAAAACATGCTGTGGTTACTCGGCACCCTGTCTTTTTTAGAAACCATTATTTTGCCTATTCCCATTGAGCTGGTATTGATCCCGCTCATGGCGATTAACAAGCAGCGCATTTGGGCAATTGCCACCGCGACGACTCTCGGCTGCCTGATAGCTTCCATTGTGGGCTATGCCGTCGGCATGGTGCTGTATCAATCCATCGGTATGTGGTTTATCGAATTCATGGGTATTGAGCAAAGCTATCAATCTTTCCAAACCTTCTTTGAGCAGTACGGTTTTGCCGCAATTTTAGCCATTGGCATACTGCCGATTCCCTTTCAGGTGGCGATGATTACCGCCGGGCTTTCCGGCTATCCGATTATGTTATTTGTGCTAGCTGCCCTGTTAGCCCGCGGGCTTCGCTATTTCGGCCTTGCTTGGCTGGTACACCGCTTTGGCAACCGCGTGGAACTTATGTGGAAGCGTCACGCGCTTAAAACCAGCATCGCGCTAGGTATGGTGGTTCTGGTGGTGGTCGTCGGATTACAGTCGCTGGCTGGGTTAGTAATGTCGCGTTAA
- a CDS encoding DUF1206 domain-containing protein, producing MSKRHYAYYILLAFFAATLIFQFAGSSGDSSGGSQGVAGWLMQQPFGRWLVGGVGLILMGVGIAHAIKGYKAKFDKHFAMPPQTQQWAYPICRFGLVIRGLVFVIVGSFFIIAAYQINPNQAGGIGEVFSTLRGQPFGQWLLAFVALGLFAFGLYSLLAAVYRRINTEM from the coding sequence ATTAGCAAGCGCCATTACGCATATTATATTCTTCTGGCATTTTTTGCCGCAACGCTCATCTTCCAATTTGCAGGCTCTTCTGGGGATTCCAGCGGCGGCTCGCAAGGCGTAGCAGGTTGGTTGATGCAGCAGCCATTTGGGCGATGGTTAGTTGGCGGGGTTGGTTTAATCTTGATGGGTGTTGGTATTGCCCATGCAATCAAAGGCTACAAAGCAAAATTCGATAAACACTTTGCGATGCCACCACAAACTCAACAATGGGCCTACCCGATCTGTCGATTCGGCTTAGTGATACGCGGTCTCGTCTTCGTGATCGTGGGCAGCTTTTTTATCATTGCAGCCTACCAAATCAACCCTAATCAAGCAGGTGGTATAGGAGAAGTATTCAGCACACTGCGAGGCCAACCTTTCGGTCAGTGGTTGCTTGCCTTTGTCGCCCTTGGGCTCTTTGCGTTTGGTCTCTACAGCCTTTTAGCGGCCGTCTATCGTCGCATTAATACTGAAATGTAG
- a CDS encoding DUF1206 domain-containing protein, with protein MANRMNNPDHRDAITLFARMGYASRGIVYVLVGGLAALAAFGQGGQTEGSRGALERVLTAPFGKSMLGLIAVGLVGYAMWRTIQAIKDTDHHGKDAKGLAIRAGLLASAITHIIFFWHFLPQRSSSNLQALLGIPAAARKA; from the coding sequence ATGGCCAATCGTATGAATAACCCAGATCATCGTGATGCGATTACCCTTTTCGCCCGAATGGGCTACGCTTCTCGCGGCATCGTTTATGTATTAGTGGGTGGCCTCGCCGCCCTGGCAGCTTTTGGGCAAGGCGGCCAGACCGAAGGCAGCCGCGGCGCATTAGAGCGAGTACTTACCGCTCCCTTTGGTAAAAGCATGTTGGGCCTTATTGCTGTTGGTTTGGTCGGCTATGCTATGTGGCGCACCATCCAAGCCATTAAAGACACCGACCATCATGGTAAAGATGCAAAAGGCTTAGCGATTCGTGCGGGCTTATTAGCAAGCGCCATTACGCATATTATATTCTTCTGGCATTTTTTGCCGCAACGCTCATCTTCCAATTTGCAGGCTCTTCTGGGGATTCCAGCGGCGGCTCGCAAGGCGTAG
- a CDS encoding AraC family transcriptional regulator — MSCKSLGAGSPSSGSPPVFWRDSRLPYVELRKISDARQVCYAPHSHVHWSVGAVTSGSSTFRYRESTYPISAGDLVMMNPNWVHACNPIKNEPWAYLMLYVDAQWLADLRYQIGTLDTPVWSDIDTAVVSQPALYAHYCEMAACLLDEQHALSSKHASVTGFLTTLMLALTHETTVSRPQPPDGLQAAAAYCDVNAPFDVSLETLCQLTGYSAGHLIRAFKYHYGLTPHAYLINRRVQLGQRALKQGESIVNSALLAGFNDQPHFQRTFKRLVAATPNQYRYPLLKQQENSAGS; from the coding sequence ATGAGCTGTAAGTCTTTAGGTGCTGGGTCTCCAAGTTCTGGGTCGCCTCCGGTTTTTTGGCGCGACTCACGACTGCCCTATGTCGAACTACGTAAAATCAGCGATGCAAGGCAAGTGTGCTACGCCCCTCATAGCCATGTTCACTGGTCGGTAGGAGCCGTTACGTCAGGCAGCAGTACGTTTCGTTATCGGGAGTCGACTTATCCTATTAGCGCTGGTGACTTAGTCATGATGAACCCCAATTGGGTTCATGCATGTAACCCCATCAAGAATGAGCCTTGGGCATATTTGATGCTCTACGTGGACGCGCAATGGCTAGCGGATTTACGTTATCAAATAGGCACGCTGGATACCCCCGTCTGGAGTGATATCGATACGGCGGTGGTCTCTCAGCCAGCGCTTTATGCTCACTATTGCGAAATGGCGGCTTGCTTATTGGATGAACAACACGCCCTCTCTTCCAAGCACGCGTCAGTGACAGGGTTTCTTACAACATTAATGTTGGCATTGACGCATGAGACAACCGTCTCTAGGCCGCAGCCGCCGGATGGCTTGCAGGCTGCGGCTGCCTATTGTGACGTGAATGCACCTTTTGATGTGTCATTGGAAACGCTATGTCAGTTAACCGGTTATAGCGCTGGCCATCTTATTCGTGCGTTTAAGTACCACTATGGGCTTACCCCCCATGCTTATCTGATTAATCGCCGTGTACAGCTTGGCCAGCGGGCGCTTAAGCAGGGGGAGTCGATCGTTAATTCAGCTCTGTTAGCCGGTTTTAACGACCAACCCCATTTCCAGAGAACCTTTAAGCGGTTAGTGGCGGCGACACCCAACCAGTATCGTTATCCGCTACTCAAACAACAGGAAAATAGCGCTGGCAGCTAG
- a CDS encoding LysE family translocator: MSVSLLLPMSAFALAASISPGPVNLVCLSSGTHYPIAKGLIFVTGATLGFLVLFLAIGAGLYSLLNALPLLEEILRWAGLLFLLYLSYQLFQHNGLVRGQSTDKPPGFMTGAMMQWLNPKAWLASAAGIGAYTSSNDPYQLWLFAALYLPICWLSLASWVYAGAFLKRYIHRPFILLAINRTLAVGLAASAIFLLFE; this comes from the coding sequence ATGAGCGTTTCACTACTGTTACCAATGTCAGCATTTGCTCTTGCCGCGTCTATTTCCCCAGGCCCAGTCAACCTTGTTTGCCTGAGTAGCGGTACCCACTACCCTATTGCCAAAGGGCTTATCTTTGTTACGGGTGCAACCCTAGGGTTTCTAGTGCTTTTCCTGGCGATTGGCGCGGGGCTCTACTCACTTCTGAACGCACTACCGCTACTGGAGGAAATATTACGTTGGGCAGGTCTACTTTTCTTACTTTACTTAAGCTACCAGCTTTTCCAGCATAATGGTTTGGTTCGAGGCCAGAGTACAGATAAGCCACCAGGTTTTATGACCGGCGCGATGATGCAGTGGTTAAACCCTAAGGCGTGGCTGGCGTCTGCCGCTGGCATTGGGGCTTATACCAGCAGTAATGACCCCTACCAGTTATGGCTCTTCGCTGCTCTCTACCTACCCATTTGTTGGCTGTCATTGGCAAGCTGGGTTTATGCAGGTGCTTTTCTTAAACGCTATATTCACCGTCCATTCATACTACTTGCTATTAATCGCACACTGGCTGTTGGTCTAGCTGCCAGCGCTATTTTCCTGTTGTTTGAGTAG
- a CDS encoding bifunctional transcriptional activator/DNA repair enzyme AdaA, translated as MNDYARIEKAMAYMVANAASQPSLEAVAAQVHLSAYHFQRLFCRYAGISPKRFLQALTLERGKQLIASSESLTNTVHALGLSGGSRLYDHFVQLEAVTPGEFKRQGEGVEIAYGVHPTPFGEILVAMTPRGICRMAFVASTSQEALLTQLAKQWPRSTLCHRPDATRYAVEALFTTSAETTKKATPATLSLHVSGTNFQIAVWRALLTIPEGQLASYSQIAQALGTPKSSRAVGNAVGANPIALLIPCHRVIQQSGALGGYRWGIETKQQVQAWEAAQHSSLLEPH; from the coding sequence ATGAATGACTATGCCCGTATCGAAAAAGCGATGGCCTATATGGTGGCCAATGCCGCTAGCCAGCCAAGTTTGGAAGCGGTGGCGGCGCAAGTACATTTGAGCGCTTACCATTTTCAGCGGCTGTTTTGTCGTTATGCGGGTATCAGTCCTAAGCGTTTTTTACAGGCGTTGACCTTGGAGCGGGGTAAACAACTGATCGCATCGTCAGAAAGTCTTACCAATACTGTGCATGCGCTAGGACTAAGCGGTGGCTCGCGGCTTTATGATCACTTTGTGCAGTTAGAAGCGGTCACGCCGGGTGAGTTTAAACGCCAAGGGGAGGGGGTGGAGATTGCCTATGGCGTGCACCCAACTCCTTTTGGCGAGATATTGGTGGCGATGACGCCAAGAGGAATTTGTCGGATGGCCTTTGTGGCGTCTACCAGCCAGGAAGCATTGCTCACACAACTAGCAAAACAATGGCCACGCAGTACGTTATGCCATCGCCCTGATGCCACTCGCTATGCGGTAGAGGCTCTGTTTACAACATCTGCAGAAACGACCAAAAAAGCGACACCTGCCACACTGTCGCTCCACGTGAGCGGTACTAATTTCCAGATTGCTGTTTGGCGCGCGCTGCTCACCATTCCTGAAGGGCAGTTGGCGAGCTATTCGCAAATTGCCCAGGCACTTGGCACGCCGAAATCATCTCGCGCAGTCGGAAATGCGGTGGGTGCTAACCCTATTGCACTGTTGATTCCTTGCCATCGAGTGATCCAACAAAGTGGTGCGCTAGGCGGCTATCGCTGGGGAATTGAAACCAAGCAGCAGGTCCAGGCCTGGGAAGCGGCGCAGCATTCCTCCTTGCTTGAGCCGCATTAA
- a CDS encoding glutaminase produces the protein MQELLNKIAAELALETERGNVADYIPQLAHVDPSQFAISLATVDGQRFSAGCATTPFSIQSISKVFTLTIALGKWGDGLWSRVGREPSGDPFNSIVQLEHESGKPRNPFINAGAIAIVDAIMMGHEPKETLAEILSFVRYIADDNSICFDHQVAASEMQHKDRNASLAHFMKAFGRLRHDVDKVLGTYFHQCAIAMSCEQLAHAGLFLASDGVNQPSGLRVVSPQRARRINSLMMMCGHYDASGEFAFRVGLPGKSGVGGGILAIAPGRGSLAVWSPGLDKYGNSLLGTRALEMFAQETGWSVFGH, from the coding sequence ATGCAAGAGTTACTCAATAAGATTGCCGCTGAGCTTGCCCTTGAAACCGAGCGGGGAAATGTCGCTGACTATATTCCCCAGCTTGCCCATGTGGACCCCAGCCAATTCGCTATCAGTTTAGCTACGGTAGACGGCCAGCGCTTTTCTGCGGGCTGCGCCACCACACCGTTCTCAATCCAGAGCATTTCCAAAGTTTTTACGCTAACCATTGCGCTGGGGAAATGGGGCGATGGATTATGGTCGCGGGTCGGGCGTGAGCCTTCTGGCGACCCGTTCAACTCTATTGTGCAGCTTGAGCATGAAAGCGGTAAACCGCGTAATCCGTTTATTAATGCTGGGGCGATTGCGATTGTTGATGCCATCATGATGGGTCACGAGCCTAAAGAGACACTGGCGGAAATTCTTAGCTTTGTGCGTTATATCGCCGACGATAACAGTATCTGTTTTGACCATCAGGTAGCGGCTTCCGAAATGCAGCACAAAGACCGCAACGCTTCTCTGGCTCATTTTATGAAAGCCTTTGGTCGCCTGCGCCACGATGTCGATAAAGTGCTCGGCACCTACTTTCACCAATGCGCGATTGCCATGAGCTGCGAACAGCTTGCTCACGCCGGACTGTTTTTGGCATCGGATGGTGTCAATCAGCCAAGTGGTTTACGCGTGGTATCGCCCCAAAGAGCGCGGCGGATTAACTCACTGATGATGATGTGCGGCCACTACGATGCGTCGGGTGAGTTTGCTTTCCGCGTTGGTCTGCCCGGTAAAAGTGGCGTAGGCGGAGGAATTTTAGCTATTGCTCCTGGGCGTGGTTCGCTTGCCGTATGGTCACCGGGGCTGGATAAATACGGCAATAGCCTACTGGGTACGCGCGCCTTGGAAATGTTTGCTCAAGAGACCGGCTGGTCGGTATTTGGACACTAA
- a CDS encoding cobyric acid synthase, protein MTTLMIQGTTSDAGKSTVVAGLCRVLKRRGISVAPFKPQNMALNSAVTSDGGEIGRSTALQAQAAGVVPHSDMNPVLLKPETDRGAQVILRGKVHGHMDALDYHAFKRTAKESVMAAWQALESRFDVIIAEGAGSPAEINLRKGDIANMGFAEAADCPVLLVGDIDRGGVFAQLVGTLALLSDSEQARMKGFIINRFRGDIALLEPGLEWLEARTGKPVLGTLPYLQGLLLDAEDSIGRVHAEKANHTLKVIVPALPRISNHTDFDPLRLHPQVSLTFVGPDQPIPPADVMILPGSKSTASDLAWLTRQGWREAIARHLRYGGKVLGICGGFQMLGEWVDDPDGLEGPPGKVAGLGLLQMSTRMVAGKQLRNVSGVMVGQEAAVTGYEIHNGVSNGNALNRPLFDLGSHVDGAISIDGQVMGTYLHGLFDHPEACQALLTTLGLESAAPVDYRAHREQALDRLADTLEAHLDIEAVLALLMPVGSAK, encoded by the coding sequence ATGACCACATTAATGATTCAGGGAACTACTTCGGATGCGGGCAAAAGTACGGTAGTTGCCGGGCTTTGCCGCGTGTTAAAGCGCCGTGGTATTTCAGTCGCGCCATTTAAACCGCAAAACATGGCACTTAATAGCGCCGTTACCAGTGATGGTGGTGAGATTGGCCGCTCCACTGCGTTACAGGCGCAGGCAGCGGGTGTGGTTCCCCATAGTGATATGAATCCGGTGCTATTAAAGCCGGAGACGGATCGCGGAGCCCAAGTGATTCTACGCGGTAAAGTGCATGGCCATATGGATGCACTGGATTATCACGCGTTTAAGCGCACGGCGAAAGAGAGCGTCATGGCAGCATGGCAGGCCCTGGAAAGCCGCTTTGATGTGATCATTGCCGAAGGCGCGGGCAGTCCGGCGGAAATCAATCTGCGTAAAGGCGATATCGCTAATATGGGTTTTGCCGAAGCTGCAGACTGCCCGGTTTTATTAGTGGGCGATATTGACCGCGGCGGTGTGTTCGCTCAGCTAGTAGGAACACTGGCGCTACTAAGCGACAGCGAGCAGGCACGCATGAAAGGATTTATTATTAATCGTTTTCGGGGCGATATTGCTCTTTTAGAACCAGGGCTTGAGTGGTTAGAAGCGCGTACCGGCAAGCCAGTACTGGGAACCCTGCCTTACTTGCAGGGCCTACTGCTGGATGCTGAAGATAGCATTGGTCGGGTTCACGCTGAAAAAGCCAATCACACCCTGAAGGTCATTGTTCCCGCGCTGCCGCGTATCAGCAATCATACGGATTTTGATCCGCTGCGCTTACATCCCCAGGTATCGCTTACCTTTGTAGGGCCAGACCAACCGATTCCACCTGCTGATGTAATGATACTGCCGGGGAGCAAAAGCACCGCCAGCGATTTAGCCTGGCTTACACGCCAGGGCTGGAGAGAAGCGATTGCTCGCCATTTGCGCTACGGCGGCAAGGTACTGGGGATTTGCGGTGGTTTTCAAATGCTGGGCGAGTGGGTAGATGACCCGGACGGCTTGGAAGGCCCGCCAGGGAAAGTAGCAGGTTTGGGGCTGTTGCAGATGTCCACACGTATGGTAGCGGGCAAGCAGCTGCGCAATGTCAGCGGCGTCATGGTTGGGCAAGAAGCGGCTGTGACGGGCTACGAAATTCACAATGGTGTAAGCAACGGAAATGCACTCAATCGGCCGCTGTTTGATTTAGGTAGCCACGTGGATGGCGCTATCAGTATCGATGGCCAAGTGATGGGCACTTACTTGCATGGGTTGTTTGACCATCCTGAAGCCTGCCAAGCGTTGCTGACTACGTTAGGCTTAGAAAGTGCGGCCCCCGTTGATTACCGTGCCCATCGCGAGCAAGCGCTTGATCGACTGGCTGATACGCTGGAAGCGCACTTGGATATTGAGGCGGTGTTGGCGTTACTTATGCCTGTAGGTAGCGCTAAATAG
- a CDS encoding LysR family transcriptional regulator gives MLHRLEFLDLHAFVLVAELGTFHEAAQRLHLSQPALTRRIQKLEELLEVELLERTTRRTRLTPIGADFLPRARRMLEEYESSILGIRELVTHQKGTVTIACLPTAAFYFLPSVIRVFSEAWPGIRIRILDVSANEGLEKVINGEADFGINMISAQSSEVRFTPLLRDPFVLALRSDHPLASKQKIEWSDLEDVRLITVSRDSGNRTLLDNALSAEGIHLNSFYEVQHLSTSLGLVESGLGVAILPRMTMPGPDHDTLCSRELPEPRIQRSIGLVRSNSHSLSSTAQLFIDLLLEHWGKETI, from the coding sequence ATGCTGCATAGACTCGAATTTCTTGACCTTCATGCGTTCGTTTTAGTCGCTGAATTAGGCACCTTTCATGAGGCGGCTCAGCGCCTGCATTTGTCACAACCGGCCCTCACTCGGCGCATCCAAAAGCTGGAAGAACTCCTTGAAGTTGAACTACTTGAGCGAACGACTAGGCGTACTCGACTGACGCCTATCGGAGCAGATTTTTTGCCCCGGGCCAGGCGCATGCTAGAGGAGTATGAATCCTCTATTTTGGGGATTCGGGAGTTAGTCACACACCAAAAAGGCACTGTGACGATTGCCTGCTTGCCGACCGCGGCATTCTACTTTTTACCTAGTGTCATTCGCGTGTTTAGCGAGGCGTGGCCGGGCATACGCATCAGGATTCTAGATGTCAGTGCTAACGAGGGATTGGAAAAAGTTATTAATGGCGAGGCTGACTTCGGCATCAACATGATCAGCGCGCAAAGCTCTGAGGTGAGATTTACACCGCTGCTCCGAGATCCTTTTGTACTGGCGTTACGTTCTGATCATCCGCTCGCTAGCAAACAAAAAATTGAGTGGAGCGACCTTGAAGATGTGCGACTCATCACGGTGAGCCGAGATAGTGGAAATCGCACGCTACTGGATAATGCCCTATCAGCAGAGGGTATTCACCTCAATAGCTTTTACGAAGTCCAACATCTATCCACATCATTAGGGCTGGTCGAATCGGGGCTAGGCGTGGCTATTTTGCCGCGCATGACCATGCCCGGCCCAGACCACGACACGCTCTGCTCTCGGGAGCTGCCCGAACCACGCATTCAGCGCTCTATTGGCTTGGTTCGCAGCAACTCACATAGCCTATCCAGTACCGCTCAGTTATTTATTGATCTTCTTCTAGAACACTGGGGAAAAGAGACTATTTAG